A DNA window from Buttiauxella agrestis contains the following coding sequences:
- a CDS encoding right-handed parallel beta-helix repeat-containing protein: protein MASKIPLALTLCGAALSLPATAQQQPIWHAIAFGQSTDVNFSSNVLPEKVGVNNVTIDGKKLTTADNADLSKPITIESRGGKIANSHDGLTFFYTALPASENFVLQATVTVDQFGPENGAKPAAQEGAGLLVRDVLGNPRQEPLKEGYEEFPAASNMVMNAIMTQDKKDASRVKMQAIARDGISQPWGNTGSTISRKSYQEAVDLSKMPTFRMKLERTNEGFITSWAAAGSDSWVSENVKRADIITAQDKNQYYVGFFASRNAKITVSDASLETRAAQTVASAAFEPKAWPVVMQIASPPKSTTSEYVVQARANYDGNFTVRQDEVVIGQEKAAKAGEMFSLPTTLKERNSFTVTFTPTSGKTKIPVSQSFDVEQVKNLNGAKLYVAPDGVSRNKGSKEAPLDLTSAISLIQPGGKIILSSGEYPQTTIPTPDSGLKGKLKTLEADGKVVVRGLLLDGNYWHVKGIEVTDKSLRVQGSNNLIENVVAYKNDDTGIQISSPADVGRPLWASYNRVVNSESFSNEDPGKINADGFAVKMRVGDGNRLEGCYAHDNIDDGYDLFNKIEDGANGVVVIENSIARNNTSNGFKLGGEGQPVAHEIHNSVAIGNKLDGFTDNFNPGALVVANNVAVDNQRFNYIFRPSPYGSAETQGKFTDNISLRSTDGKYDDAISGRVDGSNYFIRDGKTENSEGKQLSVKDYQSLTLPVPLQRNADGSFKTGEFLTKQ, encoded by the coding sequence ATGGCGTCAAAAATACCTCTGGCTCTCACGCTTTGCGGCGCAGCTTTATCGCTTCCGGCGACCGCACAGCAACAACCCATCTGGCATGCGATTGCTTTTGGGCAATCAACAGATGTTAACTTTTCATCCAACGTATTACCTGAAAAAGTCGGCGTAAATAACGTCACGATCGATGGCAAAAAACTCACTACCGCTGATAACGCCGATCTTTCTAAACCGATAACCATTGAAAGTCGTGGCGGGAAAATTGCGAACTCTCATGATGGGCTCACGTTCTTCTATACCGCACTGCCCGCCAGTGAGAATTTTGTCTTACAGGCAACGGTGACCGTCGATCAGTTTGGCCCTGAAAATGGTGCCAAACCAGCCGCTCAGGAAGGTGCTGGTTTACTGGTGAGGGATGTATTAGGAAACCCGCGCCAGGAGCCACTAAAAGAGGGCTACGAAGAGTTCCCGGCGGCGTCAAACATGGTGATGAACGCCATTATGACGCAGGATAAAAAAGACGCATCGCGCGTCAAAATGCAGGCGATTGCACGGGATGGCATTTCGCAGCCGTGGGGAAATACTGGCTCAACGATTTCACGCAAAAGCTATCAGGAAGCGGTAGATCTCAGCAAAATGCCGACTTTCCGCATGAAACTCGAGCGTACGAATGAAGGTTTTATCACTTCATGGGCTGCGGCCGGAAGCGACTCATGGGTTTCTGAAAATGTGAAACGCGCCGACATCATTACCGCTCAGGATAAAAACCAATATTACGTGGGCTTCTTTGCATCGCGGAATGCAAAAATCACCGTAAGTGACGCGTCACTTGAAACCCGCGCAGCGCAAACTGTTGCCTCAGCTGCGTTCGAGCCAAAAGCGTGGCCGGTAGTGATGCAAATTGCTTCGCCACCAAAGAGCACCACCAGCGAATACGTGGTACAGGCACGCGCTAACTATGACGGCAACTTCACCGTACGTCAGGACGAAGTTGTGATCGGTCAGGAAAAAGCTGCGAAAGCCGGTGAAATGTTCTCACTGCCTACCACGCTGAAAGAGCGCAACAGCTTTACCGTGACTTTTACCCCGACCAGCGGGAAAACCAAAATACCCGTCAGCCAGAGCTTTGACGTCGAGCAAGTGAAAAACTTGAATGGCGCTAAGCTGTATGTCGCTCCAGATGGTGTTTCAAGAAATAAGGGGTCAAAAGAAGCACCATTAGATTTGACCAGCGCAATTTCACTCATCCAACCTGGAGGAAAAATCATTCTGAGCAGTGGTGAGTACCCACAAACTACCATTCCAACCCCTGACAGCGGTTTAAAGGGCAAACTGAAAACCCTGGAAGCTGACGGCAAAGTGGTGGTTCGCGGTTTACTGCTCGATGGTAACTACTGGCATGTTAAAGGCATTGAAGTCACCGATAAGAGTTTGCGAGTGCAGGGTAGCAATAACCTTATCGAAAACGTCGTCGCCTATAAAAATGACGATACCGGCATTCAGATTTCCTCGCCAGCCGATGTAGGCCGTCCGCTTTGGGCAAGCTACAACCGCGTCGTTAATTCTGAATCCTTCAGCAATGAAGACCCAGGCAAAATCAACGCAGATGGCTTTGCGGTGAAAATGCGCGTCGGGGATGGAAACCGTCTTGAGGGTTGTTACGCACACGACAACATTGATGATGGCTATGATTTATTCAACAAGATTGAAGACGGCGCGAATGGCGTTGTGGTGATCGAGAATTCAATTGCCCGCAACAACACCAGCAATGGTTTCAAACTGGGTGGGGAAGGGCAGCCGGTGGCGCACGAAATCCACAACAGCGTGGCGATTGGTAACAAACTGGATGGCTTTACCGATAACTTCAATCCGGGTGCGCTGGTGGTGGCAAATAATGTTGCGGTCGATAACCAACGCTTTAACTATATCTTCCGTCCAAGCCCTTATGGAAGTGCTGAAACTCAGGGCAAGTTCACCGATAACATTTCATTGCGCAGTACTGACGGGAAATATGACGATGCCATTTCCGGGCGCGTAGATGGCAGTAATTACTTCATTCGTGATGGCAAAACAGAGAACAGCGAAGGGAAGCAACTGAGTGTTAAAGATTATCAGTCGTTGACGTTGCCAGTGCCTTTGCAACGTAATGCCGATGGTTCATTTAAAACCGGCGAGTTTCTGACGAAGCAGTAA
- the glmU gene encoding bifunctional UDP-N-acetylglucosamine diphosphorylase/glucosamine-1-phosphate N-acetyltransferase GlmU produces the protein MSNSAMSVVILAAGKGTRMYSDLPKVLHTLAGKPMVQHVIDAANNLGAQRVHLVYGHGGDLLKNTLSDGSLNWVLQAEQLGTGHAMQQAAPFFADDEDILMLYGDVPLISVESLQRLRDAKPQGGIGLLTVKLDDPTGYGRIARENGKVVGIVEHKDATDEQRKIDEINTGILVANGADLKRWLSKLDNNNAQGEFYITDIIALAHHEGREITAVHPDRLSEVEGVNNRLQLSRLERVYQSEQAERLLLAGVMLRDPARFDIRGELTHGRDVEIDTNVIIEGVVTLGNRVKIGTGCVIKNSVIGDDCEISPYTVVEDASLAAACTIGPFARLRPGAELAEGAHVGNFVEMKKARLGKGSKAGHLSYLGDAEIGDNVNIGAGTITCNYDGANKFKTIIGDDVFVGSDSQLVAPVTIERGATIGAGTTVTRNVAQDELVISRVKQTHIQGWQRPVKKK, from the coding sequence ATGTCAAACAGTGCGATGAGCGTGGTTATCCTAGCCGCAGGCAAAGGGACCCGCATGTATTCAGACCTCCCGAAGGTGTTACATACCCTTGCCGGGAAACCGATGGTTCAGCATGTTATTGATGCGGCTAATAATTTAGGCGCACAACGCGTGCATCTGGTTTATGGGCACGGCGGTGACCTGCTTAAAAACACACTCAGCGATGGTTCGCTGAACTGGGTTTTGCAGGCTGAACAGCTGGGCACTGGTCATGCGATGCAGCAAGCGGCACCCTTCTTTGCTGATGACGAAGATATTCTGATGCTCTACGGCGATGTGCCGCTTATTTCCGTTGAGTCTCTGCAACGCCTGCGTGATGCCAAACCGCAAGGCGGCATTGGTTTGCTGACTGTAAAACTCGACGATCCAACTGGTTATGGCCGTATTGCTCGTGAAAACGGCAAAGTTGTCGGTATCGTTGAGCACAAAGATGCGACTGACGAGCAGCGCAAAATTGATGAAATCAACACCGGTATTCTGGTGGCTAATGGCGCGGATCTGAAGCGCTGGCTATCGAAGCTCGATAACAACAATGCGCAGGGTGAGTTCTATATCACCGATATCATCGCCCTGGCACATCACGAAGGCCGAGAAATTACCGCTGTCCACCCGGATCGTTTAAGCGAAGTGGAAGGCGTGAACAACCGCCTGCAACTCTCCCGCCTTGAGCGCGTCTACCAGAGTGAACAAGCCGAGAGACTGCTTCTGGCTGGCGTTATGCTGCGCGATCCGGCGCGTTTCGATATCCGTGGTGAACTGACCCACGGGCGTGATGTGGAAATTGATACTAATGTCATTATTGAAGGCGTTGTGACATTGGGTAACCGAGTGAAAATTGGCACCGGTTGCGTGATTAAAAACAGCGTGATTGGCGATGACTGCGAAATCAGCCCGTATACCGTTGTGGAAGATGCCTCGCTCGCAGCGGCCTGCACCATCGGCCCATTCGCTCGTTTGCGCCCCGGCGCTGAACTGGCAGAAGGCGCACACGTGGGTAACTTCGTGGAGATGAAAAAAGCGCGTCTGGGCAAGGGGTCTAAAGCTGGGCACCTGAGCTACCTGGGCGACGCCGAAATTGGCGACAACGTGAATATCGGTGCTGGCACTATTACCTGTAATTACGATGGCGCCAATAAATTCAAAACCATCATCGGTGATGATGTGTTTGTCGGCTCTGACAGCCAACTGGTGGCTCCGGTCACGATTGAACGCGGCGCAACCATCGGTGCGGGAACCACCGTAACGCGTAACGTCGCACAAGATGAACTGGTTATCAGCCGCGTGAAGCAAACCCATATTCAGGGTTGGCAGCGCCCTGTTAAGAAAAAGTAA
- the glmS gene encoding glutamine--fructose-6-phosphate transaminase (isomerizing): MCGIVGAVAQRDIAEILLEGLRRLEYRGYDSAGLAVVDEKGHMTRLRRLGKVNKLAEAAAETALHGGTGIAHTRWATHGEPSEVNAHPHVSEHIVVVHNGIIENYEPLREALQGRGYTFVSQTDTEVIAHLVHWELEQGGTLREAVLRTIPQLRGAYGTVIMDTRNPDVLLAARSGSPMVIGLGMGENFIASDQLALLPVTRRFIFLEEGDIAEVTRRSVTVFDTKGEQVKRPDIESNLQYDAGDKGIYRHYMQKEIYEQPNAIKNTLTGRISHGAIDLSELGPKANEMLSQVEHIQIVACGTSYNSGMVSRYWFESLAGVPCDVEIASEFRYRKSAVRRNSLMITLSQSGETADTLAALRLSKELGYLGSLAICNVPGSSLVRESDLALMTNAGTEIGVASTKAFTTQLTVLLMLVAKLSRLKGADAAIEQDIVHGLQALPSRIEQMLSQDKRIEALAEDFSDKHHALFLGRGDQYPIAMEGALKLKEISYIHAEAYAAGELKHGPLALIDADMPVIVVAPNNELLEKLKSNIEEVRARGGHLYVFADKDAGFASSDNMHIIEMPHVEEVIAPIFYTVPLQLLSYHVALIKGTDVDQPRNLAKSVTVE, translated from the coding sequence ATGTGTGGAATTGTTGGCGCGGTCGCGCAACGTGATATCGCTGAAATCCTTCTCGAAGGATTACGTCGTCTCGAATACCGTGGTTATGACTCTGCGGGCCTGGCTGTAGTAGATGAAAAGGGTCATATGACCCGTCTGCGCCGCTTGGGTAAAGTGAACAAACTGGCCGAAGCCGCAGCAGAAACTGCGCTGCATGGCGGTACCGGTATTGCTCACACTCGCTGGGCGACTCACGGCGAACCATCAGAAGTTAACGCACACCCGCATGTTTCCGAACATATTGTGGTGGTTCATAACGGTATTATCGAAAACTACGAACCGCTGCGCGAAGCGTTGCAGGGTCGTGGCTACACATTCGTTTCACAAACCGATACCGAAGTTATTGCTCACTTAGTCCATTGGGAACTGGAGCAAGGCGGTACTCTGCGTGAAGCCGTGCTGCGCACCATTCCACAACTGCGTGGCGCGTACGGCACCGTAATCATGGACACCCGTAATCCGGATGTTCTGCTGGCTGCACGCTCTGGTAGCCCGATGGTTATCGGCTTGGGTATGGGTGAGAACTTTATCGCCTCCGACCAACTGGCACTGCTGCCGGTGACTCGTCGTTTCATCTTCCTTGAAGAAGGTGATATTGCGGAAGTGACTCGTCGTTCCGTTACCGTGTTTGATACCAAAGGTGAGCAGGTTAAACGTCCTGACATCGAATCTAATTTGCAGTATGACGCGGGCGATAAAGGTATTTACCGTCACTACATGCAAAAAGAGATCTACGAACAGCCGAACGCGATTAAAAATACCCTGACTGGCCGCATTAGTCATGGCGCTATCGATCTCTCTGAGCTTGGCCCGAAAGCTAACGAAATGCTGTCTCAGGTTGAGCATATTCAGATTGTTGCGTGTGGCACTTCCTATAACTCAGGCATGGTTTCACGTTACTGGTTTGAATCGCTGGCGGGCGTTCCGTGCGATGTCGAAATCGCCTCTGAATTCCGCTACCGCAAATCTGCGGTGCGTCGTAACAGCCTGATGATCACCCTTTCCCAATCTGGTGAAACGGCAGATACCCTTGCTGCGCTGCGTTTGTCTAAAGAGCTGGGCTATTTAGGTTCGCTGGCGATTTGTAACGTCCCGGGTTCTTCTCTGGTGCGTGAATCCGACCTGGCACTGATGACCAACGCGGGCACCGAAATCGGTGTGGCTTCGACCAAAGCGTTTACCACTCAGCTGACCGTTCTGCTGATGCTGGTGGCGAAACTGAGCCGCCTGAAAGGCGCTGACGCAGCCATCGAGCAAGATATCGTGCATGGTTTGCAGGCGCTACCAAGCCGTATTGAGCAGATGCTTTCCCAGGATAAACGCATTGAAGCGCTGGCCGAAGATTTCTCCGACAAACATCATGCGTTGTTCTTAGGCCGTGGCGATCAGTATCCAATCGCAATGGAAGGCGCGCTGAAGCTCAAAGAGATTTCCTACATTCACGCTGAAGCGTATGCGGCAGGTGAGCTGAAACATGGCCCACTGGCGCTGATTGATGCGGATATGCCGGTTATTGTTGTGGCTCCAAACAACGAGCTGCTAGAAAAGCTGAAATCAAATATCGAAGAAGTGCGCGCGCGCGGCGGCCATCTGTATGTATTTGCAGATAAAGATGCAGGCTTCGCCAGCAGCGACAACATGCACATCATTGAGATGCCGCATGTAGAAGAAGTTATCGCGCCAATCTTCTACACCGTCCCGTTGCAGTTGCTGTCTTATCACGTTGCGCTTATCAAAGGCACCGACGTCGATCAGCCGCGTAACCTGGCGAAATCAGTTACGGTTGAGTAA
- a CDS encoding MFS transporter, giving the protein MRKTGHKRWFMLSLVTLGTILCYLTRNTISAAAPTLQSDLHITTQQYSYIIATFSACYTIAQPIAGYLLDTLGTKVGYTIFGLMWGVFCIGASFATGWKGLAMFRGLGGFAESAMIPAGLKSVTEWFPDTERSVAVGYFNVGSSIGAVIAPPLVAWAIYIRDWRLAFIIVGIFSVLWAAGWYFTYNRPSKTKSLSREEYLYITDGQPEKPKVEKVRIGRLLKQRKFWGIALPRFLAEPAWGTFNAWIPLFMVHTYGFNLKDIAMFAWIPMLFADFGCIIGGYLPGMFQKMFGVNIVVSRKLVVTMGAALMILPGMVGLFGSPMVAIALLCVGGFAHQSLSGALITLSSDMFDSNEVATANGFTGMAAWTASTMFALVVGALADTVGFSPLFAVLSVFDVIGAIVLWVLLKSPEEPKLVTQEEN; this is encoded by the coding sequence ATGCGCAAAACAGGCCACAAGCGCTGGTTTATGCTGTCACTGGTGACATTAGGCACCATTCTTTGCTATTTAACCCGAAATACTATTTCTGCCGCAGCGCCAACATTACAGAGCGATCTGCACATTACCACCCAGCAATATTCTTACATTATTGCGACATTCTCGGCCTGCTACACCATTGCACAACCTATTGCCGGTTATCTGCTTGATACATTGGGTACAAAGGTGGGTTACACCATTTTCGGCCTGATGTGGGGCGTGTTCTGCATTGGCGCGTCATTCGCGACTGGCTGGAAAGGTCTGGCAATGTTCCGTGGCCTCGGCGGTTTCGCTGAAAGTGCGATGATACCTGCTGGTTTGAAATCAGTAACTGAATGGTTCCCGGATACTGAACGTTCGGTTGCTGTGGGCTATTTCAACGTTGGTTCCTCTATTGGCGCGGTGATTGCACCTCCGCTGGTCGCGTGGGCAATCTATATCAGGGACTGGAGACTGGCATTTATTATCGTCGGTATTTTCAGCGTGCTATGGGCAGCTGGTTGGTATTTCACCTATAACCGCCCGTCAAAAACCAAATCACTGTCTCGGGAAGAGTATCTCTATATAACCGATGGGCAGCCTGAGAAACCAAAGGTTGAGAAAGTCCGCATTGGCCGCCTGCTGAAACAACGTAAGTTTTGGGGTATCGCATTACCGCGTTTCCTGGCGGAACCTGCGTGGGGGACGTTTAACGCATGGATCCCACTGTTTATGGTGCACACCTACGGCTTTAACCTCAAAGATATCGCCATGTTTGCCTGGATCCCGATGCTGTTCGCCGATTTTGGCTGCATTATTGGTGGTTATTTGCCGGGTATGTTCCAGAAGATGTTTGGTGTGAATATTGTTGTGTCACGCAAGCTGGTGGTCACGATGGGTGCGGCGCTTATGATCCTACCGGGAATGGTCGGCTTGTTCGGCAGTCCAATGGTGGCGATTGCACTGTTATGCGTTGGTGGCTTCGCTCACCAGTCACTGTCTGGCGCGTTGATTACACTATCTTCTGATATGTTTGACTCCAACGAAGTTGCTACCGCTAACGGATTCACCGGCATGGCTGCGTGGACTGCCAGCACCATGTTTGCACTGGTTGTGGGTGCGCTGGCCGACACGGTTGGTTTCAGCCCGCTGTTCGCCGTGCTTTCGGTATTTGATGTTATCGGGGCGATTGTCTTGTGGGTGTTGCTGAAATCACCTGAAGAACCAAAACTGGTGACGCAGGAAGAGAATTGA
- the pstS gene encoding phosphate ABC transporter substrate-binding protein PstS, producing MKVMRTTVATVVAATLSLSAFGAFAAASLTGAGATFPAPVYAKWADTYNKSTGNKVNYQGIGSSGGVKQIIAHTVDFGASDAPLSDEKLQQEGLFQFPTVIGGVVLAVNLPGVKSGELVLDGKTLGDIYLGKIKKWDDEAIAKLNPGMKLPQQNIAVVRRADGSGTSFVFTSYLAKVNEEWKTKIGAGSTVNWPTGLGGKGNDGIAAFVQRLPGSIGYVEYAYAKQNNLAYTKLVSADGKPVAPSEENFANAAKGADWSKSFAQDLTNQKGDSAWPITSTTFILVHKEQKNPEQGAEVLKFFDWAYKDGAKQASDLDYAALPDAVVEQVRAAWKTNVKDSSGKALY from the coding sequence ATGAAAGTTATGCGTACCACTGTCGCAACTGTTGTCGCCGCGACCTTATCCCTGAGTGCTTTCGGCGCGTTTGCTGCTGCAAGCCTGACTGGCGCTGGTGCAACCTTCCCTGCGCCGGTGTATGCCAAATGGGCAGATACTTACAATAAATCAACTGGTAACAAAGTGAATTACCAGGGTATCGGCTCCTCCGGTGGCGTTAAACAAATCATTGCTCACACCGTGGATTTCGGCGCATCTGACGCGCCATTGTCTGATGAAAAGCTGCAACAAGAAGGTTTGTTCCAGTTCCCGACTGTCATCGGCGGTGTTGTTCTGGCGGTTAACCTGCCAGGCGTGAAATCCGGCGAGCTGGTGCTCGACGGTAAAACCCTGGGTGACATCTACCTTGGTAAAATCAAAAAATGGGATGACGAAGCAATCGCTAAACTCAACCCAGGCATGAAACTGCCACAGCAGAACATTGCGGTTGTGCGTCGTGCTGACGGCTCCGGCACTTCCTTCGTCTTCACCAGCTACCTGGCGAAAGTGAACGAAGAGTGGAAAACTAAAATCGGTGCAGGCTCAACGGTAAACTGGCCGACGGGTCTGGGCGGTAAAGGTAACGACGGTATCGCCGCGTTTGTTCAGCGTCTGCCAGGTTCAATCGGTTATGTTGAATACGCTTACGCTAAGCAAAACAACCTCGCTTATACCAAACTGGTTTCAGCTGATGGTAAGCCAGTAGCGCCTTCTGAAGAGAACTTTGCAAATGCTGCAAAAGGTGCAGACTGGAGCAAATCATTCGCTCAGGATCTGACAAATCAGAAAGGTGACAGCGCGTGGCCAATCACGTCCACCACCTTCATTCTGGTTCACAAAGAGCAGAAAAACCCAGAGCAAGGCGCTGAAGTGCTGAAGTTCTTCGACTGGGCTTACAAAGACGGTGCAAAACAGGCGAGTGACCTGGATTACGCTGCCCTGCCAGACGCTGTAGTTGAACAAGTTCGTGCAGCATGGAAGACCAACGTGAAAGACAGCTCCGGTAAGGCGCTTTATTAA
- the pstC gene encoding phosphate ABC transporter permease PstC, whose amino-acid sequence MAVSKPVFKAPGKQGDVIFSALVKLAALIVLFLLGGIIISLVISSWPSIEKFGFSFLWNKEWDAPNDIYGALVPIYGTLVTSFIALLIAVPVSFGIALFLTELAPGWLRRPLGIAIELLAAIPSIVYGMWGLFIFAPLFAKYFQEPVGNVLSSVPIVGELFSGPAFGIGILAAGVILAIMIIPYIASVMRDVFEQTPVMMKESAYGIGCTTWEVIWRIVLPFTKNGVIGGVMLGLGRALGETMAVTFIIGNTYQLDSASLYMPGNSITSALANEFAEAESGLHTAALMELGLILFVITFIVLAISKFMVMRLAKNEGARS is encoded by the coding sequence ATGGCAGTGAGTAAGCCGGTGTTCAAAGCCCCTGGCAAACAAGGTGATGTCATTTTCAGCGCGCTGGTAAAACTGGCTGCGCTGATTGTGCTATTTCTGCTGGGCGGGATCATCATCTCCCTGGTCATCTCCTCCTGGCCAAGTATCGAGAAATTTGGATTCTCGTTCTTGTGGAATAAAGAGTGGGATGCTCCTAACGATATTTATGGTGCGCTGGTGCCGATTTACGGCACGCTGGTCACCTCGTTCATTGCGTTGTTAATTGCAGTACCGGTGAGTTTCGGTATCGCGCTGTTCCTGACGGAATTGGCACCGGGTTGGTTGCGCCGCCCGTTGGGTATCGCTATTGAACTGCTGGCGGCTATTCCTAGTATCGTGTACGGCATGTGGGGCCTGTTTATCTTTGCTCCGCTGTTTGCGAAGTACTTCCAGGAACCGGTCGGCAATGTGCTCTCTTCTGTGCCTATTGTCGGTGAACTGTTCTCAGGTCCGGCGTTCGGTATCGGTATTCTTGCGGCAGGCGTTATTCTCGCCATTATGATCATCCCTTACATCGCTTCTGTAATGCGCGATGTATTTGAACAAACTCCTGTGATGATGAAAGAGTCGGCCTACGGCATCGGCTGTACCACATGGGAAGTTATCTGGCGCATCGTTTTACCGTTTACCAAAAACGGCGTGATTGGTGGCGTGATGTTAGGTTTGGGTCGTGCTCTGGGTGAAACCATGGCGGTGACTTTCATTATCGGTAACACCTACCAACTCGACAGCGCTTCGCTGTATATGCCGGGCAACAGTATTACCTCTGCACTGGCGAACGAATTTGCTGAAGCGGAATCCGGCCTGCATACCGCAGCATTGATGGAGCTCGGCCTGATCCTGTTCGTCATCACCTTTATCGTGCTGGCTATCTCTAAGTTTATGGTTATGCGTCTGGCGAAGAACGAAGGAGCGCGCTCATGA
- the pstA gene encoding phosphate ABC transporter permease PstA gives MTTMEMQSRAALAESRRKMQARRRFKNRIALTLSMGTMAFGLFWLVWILFSTVTRGIDGMSIALFTEMTPPPNTEGGGLANALAGSGLLILWATVFGTPLGIMAGIYLAEYGRKSALAEVIRFINDILLSAPSIVVGLFVYTIVVAKMQHFSGWAGVIALALLQVPIVIRTTENMLKLVPDSLREAAYALGTPKWKMISAITLKASVSGIITGVLLAIARIAGETAPLLFTSLSNQFWSTDMMQPIANLPVTIFKFAMSPFAEWQQLAWAGVLIITLCVLLLNILARVIFAKSKHG, from the coding sequence ATGACGACTATGGAAATGCAAAGTCGCGCGGCGTTAGCGGAATCACGCCGCAAAATGCAGGCTCGTCGTCGGTTTAAAAACCGTATTGCTCTGACACTTTCAATGGGAACCATGGCGTTTGGCCTGTTCTGGTTGGTGTGGATCCTGTTCTCTACGGTGACTCGTGGTATCGACGGTATGTCGATTGCGCTGTTCACCGAAATGACACCGCCACCGAATACTGAAGGCGGTGGCCTGGCTAACGCCCTCGCGGGTAGCGGCTTGTTGATCCTGTGGGCGACCGTGTTTGGTACGCCGCTGGGCATCATGGCGGGTATCTACCTGGCGGAGTATGGCCGCAAATCAGCGCTGGCTGAGGTGATTCGTTTTATCAACGACATCCTGCTTTCTGCGCCATCCATTGTTGTCGGCCTGTTTGTTTACACCATTGTGGTGGCGAAAATGCAGCACTTCTCCGGCTGGGCTGGGGTAATTGCACTGGCGTTATTGCAGGTGCCGATTGTTATCCGCACCACTGAAAACATGCTGAAACTGGTGCCAGACAGCCTGCGCGAAGCGGCATACGCATTGGGTACGCCAAAATGGAAAATGATTTCTGCAATTACGCTGAAAGCCTCTGTTTCCGGGATTATTACTGGCGTATTGCTGGCGATTGCACGTATCGCGGGTGAAACCGCCCCGCTGCTGTTCACGTCGCTCTCCAACCAGTTCTGGAGCACTGACATGATGCAGCCGATTGCTAACTTGCCAGTGACGATATTCAAATTTGCGATGAGCCCATTTGCCGAATGGCAACAGTTAGCCTGGGCTGGTGTTCTGATTATTACCCTTTGCGTATTGCTGCTAAATATTCTGGCGCGTGTGATTTTTGCAAAGAGTAAACACGGTTAA
- the pstB gene encoding phosphate ABC transporter ATP-binding protein PstB yields MSMVDTTPDKIQVRDLNFYYGKFHALKNINLDIAKNQVTAFIGPSGCGKSTLLRTFNKMYSLYPEQRAEGEILLDGENILTQNQDIALLRAKVGMVFQKPTPFPMSIYDNIAFGVRLFEKLSRSDMDERVQWALTKAALWNETKDKLHQSGYSLSGGQQQRLCIARGIAIRPEVLLLDEPCSALDPISTGRIEELITELKQDYTVVIVTHNMQQAARCSDHTAFMYLGELIEFSETDTLFTTPAKKQTEDYITGRYG; encoded by the coding sequence ATGAGTATGGTCGATACTACCCCAGACAAAATTCAGGTTCGTGATTTGAACTTCTATTACGGTAAGTTCCATGCCCTGAAAAACATCAATCTGGATATCGCTAAAAACCAGGTTACCGCGTTCATCGGCCCGTCAGGCTGTGGTAAATCCACCCTGCTGCGTACATTCAACAAAATGTACTCGCTCTACCCGGAGCAGCGCGCCGAAGGTGAAATTCTGCTGGATGGGGAAAATATCCTCACTCAGAACCAGGACATCGCCCTGCTGCGTGCCAAAGTGGGCATGGTATTCCAGAAGCCGACGCCATTCCCAATGTCGATTTATGACAACATCGCGTTTGGCGTGCGCCTGTTTGAAAAGCTGTCACGCAGCGACATGGACGAGCGTGTGCAGTGGGCTTTGACCAAAGCCGCACTGTGGAATGAAACCAAAGATAAATTGCACCAGAGCGGATACAGTCTCTCCGGTGGCCAGCAGCAGCGTCTGTGCATTGCGCGTGGAATCGCGATTCGCCCGGAAGTGTTACTGCTTGATGAGCCATGTTCAGCACTTGACCCCATTTCTACTGGTCGCATTGAAGAGCTGATCACCGAGCTGAAACAAGACTACACCGTGGTGATTGTGACCCACAACATGCAGCAGGCGGCGCGTTGTTCAGATCACACCGCGTTTATGTACCTCGGTGAGCTGATTGAATTTAGCGAAACCGATACGCTGTTTACCACACCCGCTAAAAAGCAAACCGAAGACTATATTACTGGCCGTTACGGCTGA